From the Coffea eugenioides isolate CCC68of chromosome 1, Ceug_1.0, whole genome shotgun sequence genome, the window AGTTTCCATGTTTGGAGCAGAAAATTCCAGGTTTAACCTAGTTGTtctgatttaaaaaaaaaaaaagaaaaaagaaaataagaggTAAATGGCCTTAAAGGTCTAGGCCTAATGGTCTGGTGTTCTTGACCTTGCTTATGCTCAAAATTCACAATTCTAACTCAAAAGGAATTTCATTTGTAATAAAAGAACAACCTAGGGGCTAGTTGACAACTTTAGCCCAAAAtctgaattttaaaaaaattcaaaccgATTAACAATGGAAACTTTGAACTGATCAGGGATTATTGTTAACTGGTTTTTGCATGAATTTGGGAATTGCAGATGGCATGGGAGCAAATAATTGGCACATATGGCAGTGGCTTATTAGTATTGCTTGGGAATTAGGGGTGCAAAAATTGGAAACAGAGACTGATTCTCAGCTTAGTGTTCATGTAATCTCAAAGGCATATTTAGGCCATTCTTGTTTCAACTCGGAACAGGATCATGATCTTTTTCCAGAAAAATCATACTAGAACAGGATACAAGAACCCAAAGATTATGAAGTATAAGATAAATCTCAGCAAATGATGAGAAATGGTACTGGTACTGAGTATCACTTGGCATAAAAAAGTCGAAGAAACTACTGAAATTTGCAGGCATGTAAAACAAATTCGAGAATTTAAGTCAAAAGTAGTGTCAaattctttcttcatttctgcatcATTTCATCGGTAACTAGTGCCAAAATAAGTCTTGATACTTGCTTTCAACGATCATAATGTTCCAAGAAGTGAACATAAAGAATAAGGGCAGACGAAAACAAGAATAGCTTGAGAAACTCTTATCAATTAGAAATTCTATAAGAAACAGGAGAGGAAGACTCTAGTTACTGGTCTAAGAAACCTAGGGGAGGTTAGTCATCCTAGCATGTCCAAGAAAGACAAGGCCAGCTGAAATTCAACCTGAGAAAATGTCAGCTTTTCTCAAATGAATATTAATTTCTAGGTTGCATCATGAGCAACTTCCAAGTTCTAATATTACTAGTAGAAAGAAGTTTCAACTACCTTCGTTTCCCAAACTAGATGAAGGGAATACAGTGCAGAAAGCAAACCTTTTCCGACAGACAAGTCAATCAGACAAAGTggaatttcccaaaatgcagaATTTTTCATGCAGAAAATGACAAGGGAAAGAAGTAAACAATGCGCCGGATCATTCTAATCAGGATATACTGTGGCTTTCTTACAAAGATATTCACTTCAAGGAAGTTCTTGGACTGCAAGCACGAGTTACAGACAAGTTCATACAAAATGCAACATAATTTAGATGGAACTAAAGGCAATAGCATCAACAGATTAAACAAGCACTAGGTAGTTATCCtacaacaaaacaaaagaaacttgTGCTCAAGAAGACGTTCTATGCCCCTTCAAGGATAAGGATCTTCAGATCCATATTTCCCCCATCGTTCTGCTCTTCCTTAACCTCTCGTACCAACCTTCCAGTGGATGGCGAGCACCAGAGCACTTCAATTGTCTCGAGATTTTTAGTACAACTTAAACACAAAGGGATCTCTTCCAATTTCCAACATTGCTGCAGTACTAATTTCTGAAGATTGGGAAAATGATCATCAGAACCTGTCCACTTAACTATTTTGGAATTTATCAATTTCAAGATTCTGAGCTTAGGAAATTCACCTTCTTCCATGTCCCATGTTACTGCCTCGAAGAGTGGGGTGTGCAACTTGAGAACCTCAAGATTTGGAAGTTTACCAATCATGGAAATTATACTCCAAGGAAAGTACTCTAGACTCAACTTCTTTAGATTCTCAGGGAACTGAAACTTAATTTGATAGTGTCCCAGAAACAACTTAAGAGATTCTAGTTGACTCAGGATGTCCATTTGCACAGTCTTGCTGCACCCATCTGTGGATTCCACTGATGCAGAGATTCTGCATTTAAGTTTGCGAATGCTTGGAAACTTTTTCTGTATCTTTTCCAAAGATGGACCAGCAGAAAGAGTTAAAGTGGAAAAGGTAACTAGATTAAATAGACCGGGATAGCTGTCAAGCCTGTCTTCCGACAAGCTAATGTCCACACAATCACCAATTCCAAATAGATGCCTCAGTTTCTCCAATTTCCAGATGGTGGCTGGCAATAAAGCCTCAAGACCATACGTTCTCACACGAAAGTTTCTAATTTTGAGAGGTTGCACACTGACAATGGTATGTATTTAATATCACCATAAATTGCCAAGTATCTCAACTCACCAAGCAACTCTATCTCAGTTGGAAAAGTATTCCCTATATCAAATTGCTCAAGATCCAGCACTTTAAGAAGCTTGCAGATgcggaaaatgaatgaaatattgCACATCTGGGCCATATTACCATGAGGAAAGTATAATAGGCAATTTATTTGGGGACAATATAACCTCGACATCAGAAAATCTTTTACCTTGGTATGAATGCACAACCGGTGACAGCTGCCTGGCTCATTAAAGGTGAAAAGCTCTTCAGACCCATGTAATACGCAAagaaacttttcttctttggcttTCGCCACACAAAATTCAACTAACAAATCATGAATGCTACAGTTTTGAACCCCAGTAAAGGATCTCTTTTCCGCAACCATGACCAAGCTTCTATTAATCAGATCCATCATGTATGCCTCTGCCACCTCCTCTAAGCTCCTTGACCCACTTTTTTGCACAAAATTTTCAGCGATCCATAAGCTTGTCAACTTCCAAACAGGAACTTCTTGGACCTTTGGAAATGCTGCAAAGTAGAGAAAGCATGGCTTCAAGTAATCAGGTAAGTTTTTGTAACTTAGCTCCAAGGCATCCATGCACTCTTTTGTTCCACAAACAGTGTTTGAACCTAACCTTGTTGCAACTTCTTCCCAACCATCTTGGTTTGTTGTTACAAGAATTCCAGCAATGATGACAATTATGAGAGGTAATCCATTGCAATTTTTTGCTATTTTCTGTCCAAGAATGACAAGCTCTGGAGGAAACTCTGCATTGCAACATATCTTCTTTTGTAATAATTCCCAACTCTCATCGTAAGTGAGCTGGCGAAGAGGGTGTAGTTTACTATCAGTTTTAACTTCTTCAGCCACCTTATGAAGTTGACTTGTTAACAGAATTCTACTTCCATTTTTATCATCTGGGAATGATATATGCAAGCCATTCCATGCCTCAATGTCCCAAATGTCATCCAAAACTATGAGATATCTATTCTTCTTCAAAGATTGGAACAGCTCCAGGGCCAAATCATCTTCATCCTTCCCAGAATATTGAGCCGTCTGTACAATACAACCCAGAATCTCAAGCAACAAGTTTTTCATGCAATATGCTTGAGAAACATGACACCATGCTTGAACATGAAAGTGATGTCTAATTCTAGGATCATTATAGATTTTTTTGGCTAAAGTTGTCTTACCAAGCCCAGGCATTCCCAAGATCGAGACCATGTCCAGCTTCATCGATCCTCGAGTAAGTTGATTGACTATTGTTTCTGTCTCATCGTGCAAGCCAACTATAACTTCGTCAATTGTTTGGATACTACCTTGTGGCGGCTCATGACTTAACACCTTGGCATCTTTTACAGCTACAAAACCATAATTACTATTATCTGTGAAACCAACCTTGTTGATTCTTGGAGAGTTCAGTATTGATGTTGCAGGGTGCTTATTTAGAATTCCTGTTTTAAGAAGTTTAACTTTTCCCAGCAAATTGAAAGGGAATGATCCACTTCCTTGGCCAAGACTGACTTCAGATTGCTCAGAAAAAGAGAGCAAACTACTACACCTGCATCACTAACCACAACCGGAACAAGATCCTTTAGGTTTTCATCTAGGTCATTGAGCTTCTCCTGCTGCTTCATGAGAATGGTTTTCAAGAATCTCAAATGCTCATAGAGTACCTACAGTTGATCCTTCAGAGAAATCATGACACTAGTACGACAATGAAGTATCTCAAAAAGATTAACCAGGAGAGAATCAACAAACTGCCCCAATATATCCAGATCCTTCTCTGAAGGCTGAGTGTTAGATGATTCTGATGAAGTTGAAGCTATTAGGAGTTGGACATAAATctcaagaactccaagatcaTCAGCCTTAATCTTCTGTAGCAATTCAGGAATCAACTGACTATCAGCTTGGACTTGGGGATCATCAGCTCTGATCTCCTGTAGTTCTACAAATATCAAGAACATTTTATCATTTCTATCAAACCAATACATGCAAGTAGCCAATGCTGCTCTCAAAGCAAGTACTTCAAATTGAGTCGAGAGATTTTCCAATTGCCCATGCCTAACACCTCGCCATGTGACATAGAGGATAAAATTTCTAAAGAACATCAGCCTCTCTTCAAGGGCTTCAATAAATTCTGGAAAGACTTTATCATAAGCTCTTACCATATAAAAAGCTTGATCATAAGGCTTGCTCCATTTGAGATCCTCCAGATTTTTAAGCAGTGAGTCAATGGTCTCCATAAGTTCACCTCTTGCAGGAGAACTGGAACGCACCGGGCAATCCACCAGAGTGGAATACAATTCTTTGATTTCTTCCTTGAATGAACCGATGATTTTTCGGAATTCAGAGACTACTTTCTCCAATTCACTCGATGAGAACTCTTCCACTGATCTTTGCAGGAATTTCTGAAGAGCATCTTGAAGTCTAGCGAAGGAAGATCTCAGACTTACATGCTTATTATCATCAGATTCCAAACAGACatcttttccacattttctcgAACAGAGAAAGAGTGTTCTCAGAATTCTTAACTCCAACTTCAGCATCCCCAACTCATCCCTCTTTTTCACTAAATATTTATCCAGCAACTCGAGATTATGAAAGATTGCATCGATACAAGCGGAACCCATCTCAGAAGAATTTGAATAAACTTCAAACTTGGAactaaatgaaatgaaatcttAACTCTGGAACTTGAAGCAATTCTCCTCTCTCCCTCTCAAGTTTTGGGTCAACCCTTTCATTTACAAATGAAAAAGACAGCGGGATTAGGCCAAAATCCACACATTCCGCGGTTGAAAATGAACAGGTCAACTGTTATCCTACTGATTCCGCCGTAGCTAAATTTACAGTATTGTAGGTCTATTTTTATCTGTAACCATTTTTGGGTGGGGGTACAAAAAAGGATCTGTAGTTAAAATTAATCCATAGGCTCGTTTGAAAATCGGGAAATTTTGGTTGGAAGACAAGGGGAGAAAGAAATGGGAGTGAAATGAGGTGACAGATAAAAGGAAATTGAAAGACATTTCCCGCTCAAGTTCGGTAATTCCGTTAAACTGGAAAACTTGAGAATAGAACAGACAATATTTGAATAATTTAAAGAGGATATAAAGTTTGGGAAGCTATGGACATGTGGAACAAAGTTACTATTCAAAATATTAGGAAGCTATTTCTCTTCACCTAAGAGATGTTTATAAGAGAAGTTTAAggtaaaatattatatgtaaaatattaGCTAAACTGTACGCGTCACGTGACAACACATCAATATCAATTAAAAGTCACCAACTAACGTCATAGGTCATTCTACTAAATAAGAAATTGATCACCATTATTATTTAGTgacatatgattattattagtGTATCACGtgacatagcacataacatatGGCTTCGAGAGTTGAAATATGCCTTAAACAATCAGGCACCATATGGCTTTGAGAGTTGAAATATGCCTTAAACAATCAGGCACCTGAATCAGCTGCATACAGTTCTGCACTACTAATTTCTGAAGAAAGGGAAACTGATCGTCTGGACCTGTCCACCTGACAATGTCTGGACCTGTCCACCTGACAATGTCCAGTAATTCCAATACCAAGATTCTAAGTTTAGGGAAATCCCCTTCTTTCATTTCCCAAACTTCTCCCCCATGATCTCCTCGTAGTTTGAGAACCTCAAGGTTGGGTAGCTTTCCTACCGGGGGGAAGTTGCACTCCAGGAAAAGCTCGATAGAGTTAACTTTTTTAGGTTCAAGGGAAAACAAAACTCGCAATGGTTCTCTTTCATATCATACAGAGAAAGTTTTAGTGATTCTAATCTGACTCAAAAAGTCCAGGTCCACAATCTTATTGCAATCTTCCATGGTTCCTTGGCTTCAGAGATCCTGCATATTAGTCTTTggatttttggaaattttcttaTTATTGTTTCCATCTGTTGTCCAGCATACAGAATTGGAGTGAAAAAGGTGTCTATATTCTTCAGATCATGGGAGTTTTCAAGATTCTCTCCGGCCAAAGTAAGGTGTAAAAAGCCACCACTTATGTGGAGATGCCTCAATTTCGTCACATTCCAGATGGTATCTGGCAAGGAAACAGAACAATAATATACTTCCAACAGGAAAGTTTCCAAGTTTGATAGGTTCGCTATCGATGATGGGATGGATTGCATTGCACCTAGAACTGCCAGATATCTCAAGTGAACAAGCAATTCAATCTCAGTTGGTAAAAAGTCACCTAGATGAACTTGCTGTAGATCCAAAACTTTTAAGAAGTTTGAAGATGCAAAAAATGAATGAGATATTACACCGATTAAGAGGGTACCCATTGTCACGAGTAAAGAACAGTAGGCTGCGtatgtggctacaaaatagccttgaCATCTCAAGATGCTCTCCTTCAGAATAAATGCACAACCTGCGTATATTGTGTGGCTCTTCAAATGTAAGAAGCTCATCATACCCATGCAAAAACTGCAGGAAATTTTCCTCTTTCGCTTTTGGCAAACAAAACTCATGTAACAAATCATGAATGTGGCAAGTTTTGACCCCTCCTGTGGAGCTGCGTTTAGCCACCATAACCGAGCTTTTGCCAATTAGATCCATCATGTAATCCTCTGCTATGTCCTCTAAGATCCTTCCCTCAGATTTTTGCACAAGTCCTTCTGCGATCTATAGCCACATCAACCTCCAAATAGGAATTTCTTGGTCTTTTAAATATGCTCCAAATTAGAGAAAGCATGGCTTCAAACAATCAGGTAGATATCTGTAGCTCATCTCTAATATGTTCATGCAGTGCTCTGTGCCACAAACAATATCAGAACTTAGCCCTTCTGCAACTGCTTCCCATCCATCTTCCTCCATAGTTGCAAGAATCCCAGCTATGATGACAACTGATAGAGGTAGCCCATTACAATTCTTAGCTATTTGGATTCCAAGATCACATAGTTCTTGTGGAAAAGCTTGTCCAGGAAATAGCTTCTTTCACAATAGTTCCCAGCTCTCATCATAACTAAGTTGGCGAAGAGGGTAATGTCTACCATCGGGTTTAATCTGCAAAGCCACCTCATGAAGTCGACTTGTCAAGAGTACTAGCATCATTGGTGAATGACCTTTCCAACCCATTCCTTGCATCTATATCCCAAACATCATCCAAAATGATGAGATGCCTATTTCCTTTCAAACATCTGTAGAGTTTTTCCACCAAACCATCTTCATTCATTGCAAAATATTCATGACAAAGCTTCGGAACAATACAATCCAGAATCTCAAGAAATATATCTTTCGTACGATACTTGAGAAATGCAACACCATACTTCTTACCATCATAAATCTTCAAGGCTTCAGTCTTAATATGTTTGATTTCTTCTCTAAGGCTACTAAGTAACATAGCAGAAGAATAAGTAGTGTCTCCAACCAGTAACGAGTCAATGACAAACTCAAGCCTTGTGTCCCACCTCTGTAACAGGATTCCAAAGAGCTTGAAGCTTTTCATCCAGGCTGCACTGCTCCACAATACTCTCCAGTAAAGATCTTAGAAATACAAGATCTTCCTGCACTGTTTGAATCTGATCCTTTGCAAAAGCAATTGATTCAACCTTGCAGCTTAGTAGTTCCTTCATATTTTCAAGGAGATAATCGTCAAAGCCCGGCTCATTTGTCTTGGAAAGTCAAATTCTGACGTTAATGGGCACTTGTCTGCAATTTTGGGCGTCAAAAGCGTAACTATTTCGAGCCAAGCAAAGAGCACAAGCTCCATTTCCACGGCTGACCCTTGTTCCAATTCATGAGTAAAAAGCCAGCAAGTTATAGTACCAGcactatttacaaaaaattatCATACAAGTATGCTCTCAAACACTAGAAATAAGTATTTATTAAGTACTTTTTGTAACAATTCTATTAAACAAAGTACTTTATTATAAATTACCGCAATCCTGAATTGGCTCTAAATATGCAAGAGGAATCTGGGAATTTGGGAAGCATAACTGAAGAAGGGTTGAAAATTATGGCAAAATGTAATGAAAATTAATCATCACGAAATTGATTCTACGTTTTGTGTAATTATTTTTATACTTGATAAACTTTGTACATCTGGTCAAATTCTGCCACaatgaagaaataatgaaggaatTGCGTCTGAATCACATTTTTTTATGGatggttttcttttttgttttcaatttgtGGTAACTTTTTGGTATCTCATTTACAATTCAAAGTTGCAACCTAAAAGGATAACTTTTGTGTTCTAAATTGTGTCACcctaaatggtaaagttataaacttttttttttcttatcttcaCTTTATCCTTGTGGTAAAACGTATTGGGATACTTGGTCAAAAACTTTGGCAAGTTTAATTAGCAACTCACTATTGCTTTGGAAATGCTTTTTCTCTAATGTTTGGTCTCAATGTTTTTGCTTCAACTTACCccctttttttattcaattttttgcCTTTCATATGAGCACTTCCTAGTTTGATCAATTCCAAAAATTTCGCTCTGCAACTTTAGTCCATCTTCTGGAGAAATGAACTTCAAAATATAGacaaatgaaggagaaaattgTGGTGTAGACAGAGAAATCCAGACAAACATAAGAGAAATTGTTGGAGCAAATGAGGAAAGGCCACCAGAAATAGCAATTTCAAAACTTCATTGTCAAACCACTAGCAATAGAAGAATTCCACTGTGACTGCACTTTCATTACAGAAGGCACAGAAAACGAATTCAAAGTATCAGAAgtagcaagaaaatgaagaaacaaagaaTATCCTAAGCTGAAACCATTGCCAGGTACTGAAGTGAAACACAGAAGCTAATAGATGAAACACTCAGCAATATTCTTTATTCACAAAAATCCACCACAGTCATGCATTTATTAGTACAAAGCATCCTTCTTCAAACAAGAACTAAACTTGGTAACAAGTGACCATCACAACTTCATTTATTAATTAGTACATTGATTTCATAGCCAAATCTCTGTCAACAATGAAAAACATAAATAGATTCAACCACTTAACATGTTATGCGACATGTGCGTGCGAATTCTTGCTTCTGAATAGAACATCCATAGTCTTGTATCACTGGAAGATAAAGATCTTGAAATCATAATTTCCTGAGCTCTTCTGTTCCTCCTCAATCTTCCAAAGTAAACTTTTATCCAAGACTGGACAGTGACGCGCCTCAATTATTTCAAGAGGTTCAATAACCTCTAAGCAAGAAGGGATCTCTTCTAGTTTGCGACATTGCTGCAGCACTAATTTCTCAAGACAGGGAAAATGATCGCCTGTGCTGGTCCATCTCACAATGTCCAAGGATCCTAACTTCAGGAATCTGAGTTTTGGGAGTTCCCATTCTTCTTCCATGTCCCAAGTATTCTCCTCACAGTGAATGGAAAGTAATTTGAGTACCTCAAGATTGGATAGATCTCTCAGTTCTGGAATTATACTCGAATGCAAGTATGACAGAGACAGTTTCTTTAGGTTCGAGGGAAAATGAAGCTCGCTATGATACTTTACTCTTCCAAATGATGAGGACAGGTGGAGTGATTGTAGTCGACTCAAAAACTGCACTGCCACAGTCCTGTTGCAATCCCCAGTAGATTTCCCGGATTCTAAGAGTCTGCATTTTAGTCTGCGGATGTTTGGCAACTTCCTCAGTATCTTTTCAATGCTTTGCCCAGAAGAAAGCCTAAGGACAGAAAAGGTCTCTAAGTTGTGTAAGGCAGAGGACATTTCAAGGTTTTCTGTGGCCAAACTAGACCCAAGCAAGCTAAAATCACCATGCAGATGTCTTAATTTCTGCATATTCCAGATAGTATCTGGCAATACAGCTGTAGTATGACTTTTGACAAGAAGAGTTTCTAAATTTGAGAGGTTGGATATTGATGATGGGATCGAATCGAATTCACCCTGAGCTGCCAAGTACCTCAACTCAACAAGCAATAGCGTTTCACTTGGAAAACAAAATCCTAGATGGATTTGCTCCAAATTCAACACATTAAGAAGTTTGAAGATGCATAGATTGAATAAGAGACGACAATGCTTCGGTCCATATGCATTATCAAGAGGAAAGAATAGTATAGAACGTACACTGGGACAAAATATCCTTGACCTCTCAAAATGTTCTTGGAGAGAATACACGCACAACCGTTGCTGATTACACTGCCCATTGAAGGTGAGAAGCTCATCATACCCACTTACCAAAGACAAAAATTTCTCCTTTTTGGCTGTTACCACACAAAACTCATGCAACAGATCATGAACACGATAGGCTTTAATGCCTCCTAAGGATCTTTCTTTGGAGATCATAACCAAGCTTCTGCCAATCAGATCATTGATGTAGTCCCCGGCCACATCTTCTAAGCTCTTTCCATCACTTTTTTGAACAAATCCATCGGCAATCCATAATCTCATCAGCTTCCCAAAAGGAATCTCCTGGCCTACTGGAAATGCACCAAAGTAAAGAAAGGATGGTTTCAGATAATCAGGTAGGTTTCTGTAACTCAACTTTATTATGTCCATGCACTGTTCTGTGATAGAAAGAGTATTTAAGCTTAGCCTTCCTGCAATCTCTTCCCAACCATCCTGCCCTGAATTCGAAAGAATTCCAGCTACAATGACTACTGTGAGGGGTAATCCCTTACAATTTTTTGCTATTTCCCTCCCTAGTTTCTCATCATAGCTATCCCTGCAAGATAGCCTCTTTTGTAACAGTTCCCAGCTCTCATCATCAGTGAGTTGGCGAAGGGGGTGAGGCTCACGGTTAGGATTAATTTTTTTGGCTACTTCAGGATGTCTACTTGTTAAGAGGATCCTACTTCCATTGGCATCATTGGGCAGCGATCTTTCCAACCCACTCCATGCGTCAGCATCCCAGACATCATCCAAAACAATGAGATACTTATTTTTCATTAAACGCCTTTTGAGCTCTTCCTCCAAATCGACTTCACTCTTGTTCAGATATTGATCAGAAAGTTCAGGAACAATCCCTCCCAAAATCTGAAGAACCAAATCTTTCTTTGTATATACTTGAGAAACAATGCACCATGCATGACTATGAAATGTGCATGTAACTGAAGGATCATTAAAAACACTTCTGGCCAAAGTAGTCTTACCTAGTCCTGGCATACCTACAACAGAAATGATATCCAGCTGTTTTGATCCTCTTACAAGTTGATCAATTATCTTCTTTGCCTCGTCATTCAAACTCACCACAGCTTTGTTGATTGCTGGTGTTCTACCCTGTGATGGCAAAGAATCGGAAGACCTGATAGGTTTTTGGGATGGCAAGCTACACCTATTGTCACCAATCTTCAAGGCCTCCATCttaataaaattaatttcttCTGTGAGTGGACCAAATATCATTGGAGAATAATCAGGATCATTTCCGACCACTAAGGATTGAATCATAAGTTGTGCTTTGTACGCCACCTCTACAGCATGACGGGAAAGAGCTTGAAGCTTTTCATCCTGATTACGTTCTTCCAGATTATTCTCCAACAAGGATCTCAAGGATATAAGATCATCTAGTACTGTCTGAATTTCAGTGCTTGCAAAAACATTTGAATCAACCTTACAACTTGGCAAATCTTTGAGATTTTGTAGAAAAAAGTTCATAAAGCCAAGCTCATCAGTCTTAGGAAAGATAAGTGCTGATGTTACTACCTTGATAAGCTTAATCTTTCCCAGCAGGTTGACAAGTGCAGAATCCATTTCCTTGGCCAAGCCTTCTTTCAATCCTTGCACAAATAGTGAGCAAATTACGATCCCTGCCTCACTGACAGCAGCTCGAATGAGATCCTTAACTTTGTTAGGCAACTTCTCAAAGTACTTCTTGAGAATGGTTCTCAAGAATCTGAGCCCCTCATAGAGAATTGGCATTTGATCCTCCAAAGAAACCACACAAGTAATACTGTGCGTCAGTCCTTCCCAAATCCGATATAGGAGAGAATCAACAAAATCCCCTAGTATATGCTCTTCTATCTCCAATGTCCGAGCATGTGGCGATCCAGATAGCAAGACTTGGATGTATGTCTCACGGATTTGTGGATCAACAGCCTCCATCTTTTGTAGCAGCTCAGAAAAGATCAACCGCATTTTATTATCCCGTGCTTCTTTATAATCATATGGGTAAAATGC encodes:
- the LOC113772236 gene encoding putative late blight resistance protein homolog R1B-16: MEEDGWEAVAEGLSSDIVCGTEHCMNILEMSYRYLPDYTIWNVTKLRHLHISGGFLHLTLAGENLENSHDLKNIDTFFTPILWTGPDIVRWTGPDDQFPFLQKLVVQNCMQLIQVPDCLRHISTLKAICSKFEVYSNSSEMGSACIDAIFHNLELLDKYLVKKRDELGMLKLELRILRTLFLCSRKCGKDVCLESDDNKHVSLRSSFARLQDALQKFLQRSVEEFSSSELEKVVSEFRKIIGSFKEEIKELYSTLVDCPVRSSSPARGELMETIDSLLKNLEDLKWSKPYDQAFYMVRAYDKVFPEFIEALEERLMFFRNFILYVTWRGVRHGQLENLSTQFEVLALRAALATCMYWFDRNDKMFLIFVELQEIRADDPQVQADSQLIPELLQKIKADDLGVLEIYVQLLIASTSSESSNTQPSEKDLDILGQFVDSLLVLYEHLRFLKTILMKQQEKLNDLDENLKDLVPVVVSDAGILNKHPATSILNSPRINKVGFTDNSNYGFVAVKDAKVLSHEPPQGSIQTIDEVIVGLHDETETIVNQLTRGSMKLDMVSILGMPGLGKTTLAKKIYNDPRIRHHFHVQAWCHVSQAYCMKNLLLEILGCIVQTAQYSGKDEDDLALELFQSLKKNRYLIVLDDIWDIEAWNGLHISFPDDKNGSRILLTSQLHKVAEEVKTDSKLHPLRQLTYDESWELLQKKICCNAEFPPELVILGQKIAKNCNGLPLIIVIIAGILVTTNQDGWEEVATRLGSNTVCGTKECMDALELSYKNLPDYLKPCFLYFAAFPKVQEVPVWKLTSLWIAENFVQKSGSRSLEEVAEAYMMDLINRSLVMVAEKRSFTGVQNCSIHDLLVEFCVAKAKEEKFLCVLHGSEELFTFNEPGSCHRLCIHTKMCNISFIFRICKLLKVLDLEQFDIGNTFPTEIELLATIWKLEKLRHLFGIGDCVDISLSEDRLDSYPGLFNLVTFSTLTLSAGPSLEKIQKKFPSIRKLKCRISASVESTDGCSKTVQMDILSQLESLKLFLGHYQIKFQFPENLKKLSLEYFPWSIISMIGKLPNLEVLKLHTPLFEAVTWDMEEGEFPKLRILKLINSKIVKWTGSDDHFPNLQKLVLQQCWKLEEIPLCLSCTKNLETIEVLWCSPSTGRLVREVKEEQNDGGNMDLKILILEGA
- the LOC113772246 gene encoding putative late blight resistance protein homolog R1A-3, with product MASDIIATVLRDLELLVKDFGVEYFRVLDLKAELRLLRTLFWCAREWNYDLYSKPGNNNNLASFLTSLEPAVEEKILDLYNDCLSEERFRELGLNSHLIGLKQEQFFPLEQGTYSYGRSYMGEERFSYDQGFMGMGSNASFNLLKGKDKYSCGLGGEGVWTFDWESKFDHKVGEIRTTCIYNSKQEISRSYINLLDYYNSLQNHSSWGPKIMEFIDFLLVNIEDVQTWVRVDDQDVRDLLEALKEKVAFLKNFIRFAEWRGFEYGQLEVLFMRLQVVAIDAAARVFHMWAFYPYDYKEARDNKMRLIFSELLQKMEAVDPQIRETYIQVLLSGSPHARTLEIEEHILGDFVDSLLYRIWEGLTHSITCVVSLEDQMPILYEGLRFLRTILKKYFEKLPNKVKDLIRAAVSEAGIVICSLFVQGLKEGLAKEMDSALVNLLGKIKLIKVVTSALIFPKTDELGFMNFFLQNLKDLPSCKVDSNVFASTEIQTVLDDLISLRSLLENNLEERNQDEKLQALSRHAVEVAYKAQLMIQSLVVGNDPDYSPMIFGPLTEEINFIKMEALKIGDNRCSLPSQKPIRSSDSLPSQGRTPAINKAVVSLNDEAKKIIDQLVRGSKQLDIISVVGMPGLGKTTLARSVFNDPSVTCTFHSHAWCIVSQVYTKKDLVLQILGGIVPELSDQYLNKSEVDLEEELKRRLMKNKYLIVLDDVWDADAWSGLERSLPNDANGSRILLTSRHPEVAKKINPNREPHPLRQLTDDESWELLQKRLSCRDSYDEKLGREIAKNCKGLPLTVVIVAGILSNSGQDGWEEIAGRLSLNTLSITEQCMDIIKLSYRNLPDYLKPSFLYFGAFPVGQEIPFGKLMRLWIADGFVQKSDGKSLEDVAGDYINDLIGRSLVMISKERSLGGIKAYRVHDLLHEFCVVTAKKEKFLSLVSGYDELLTFNGQCNQQRLCVYSLQEHFERSRIFCPSVRSILFFPLDNAYGPKHCRLLFNLCIFKLLNVLNLEQIHLGFCFPSETLLLVELRYLAAQGEFDSIPSSISNLSNLETLLVKSHTTAVLPDTIWNMQKLRHLHGDFSLLGSSLATENLEMSSALHNLETFSVLRLSSGQSIEKILRKLPNIRRLKCRLLESGKSTGDCNRTVAVQFLSRLQSLHLSSSFGRVKYHSELHFPSNLKKLSLSYLHSSIIPELRDLSNLEVLKLLSIHCEENTWDMEEEWELPKLRFLKLGSLDIVRWTSTGDHFPCLEKLVLQQCRKLEEIPSCLEVIEPLEIIEARHCPVLDKSLLWKIEEEQKSSGNYDFKIFIFQ